A genomic segment from Paenibacillus sp. FSL K6-1096 encodes:
- a CDS encoding FtsX-like permease family protein, whose protein sequence is MKLLFKLFRDIRQSLGQFFSFVLIVAVGAFFYTGLATLSNNLNDYTKTYFAEHTLSDLNLYYSQLPPESIAPLSQVEGIRKLEGRYTFSATEAFDGYRSTLRVHSIPEHNEINTLAMLEGGLPSGASEIVLDSRYAAEHDYGVGDQVTIRVQDRELTFRISGLGENVEHAKKNETQDHKHEGVAYVSEAAIPEVAGAYVYNELLVNANKGYDVDQIGKSLEEKSKGLQYLGQESKERSFSYSRLKATLHNNGLMSKVIPLVLFLIEAIILFLAMSRMIDSQRNQVGIMKALGIKKSSIMLHYMGYPVLVGVAGSILGYILSAAVFVPLIAVSNARSFTLPGIQFDLSIGLIFPPMLVSSLFGMFACYFSGRSLLKESASRAMRPKPPRSIRPILIERIPGLWGRLPYRYKLILRNIFLNKVKVLASSVGVMVSTVLLITAFGTQASLQKVAGQFRQVYTYDLRVDYKAGEVLAGQALPSGIKSHYALSAFPIELTKNQQSEKAELIVTARDNRLIHFYDDKDHPLQLEDHGVLVPKSYADHYNIAEGDTITIAFTAPELGNKVAEMKVLGISTQYASPAFYITPDYLASLGVVYKPSTLLVEADTEEALAGIRSDFGKDPRVEAISGKDALEKEGRYILQQNSFVFIMFIVCAVILSFGAIYTISSINMYERNRELATLKVLGYYRNQINRLIFRENIIITTVAVLFALLVCGYVYELVVQALSSTHQQIPDQLNLASLLMSVAVAFALTFMANLLLRRKVTRINMIESLKGLE, encoded by the coding sequence ATGAAGCTTTTATTCAAGCTGTTCCGGGATATCAGGCAGTCGCTCGGGCAGTTTTTCTCTTTTGTGTTAATTGTCGCAGTAGGTGCTTTTTTCTATACGGGTCTGGCGACCCTAAGCAATAATTTGAATGATTATACTAAGACTTATTTTGCTGAGCACACATTAAGCGATCTGAACCTGTATTACAGTCAGCTCCCGCCAGAGAGTATCGCGCCGCTCAGCCAAGTGGAGGGCATCCGTAAGCTGGAGGGGCGGTATACCTTCAGTGCCACGGAGGCTTTTGACGGCTACCGTTCAACACTTAGGGTTCATTCTATTCCTGAGCATAATGAAATCAACACGCTGGCGATGCTGGAGGGAGGGCTTCCGTCCGGGGCAAGTGAGATTGTACTGGATTCCCGTTATGCGGCAGAGCATGACTATGGAGTTGGAGATCAAGTGACGATCCGTGTTCAGGACCGGGAGCTAACCTTCAGGATCAGCGGCTTGGGTGAGAATGTGGAGCATGCGAAGAAGAATGAAACACAGGATCATAAGCATGAGGGTGTTGCTTACGTCAGCGAGGCGGCTATCCCTGAGGTTGCTGGCGCTTATGTTTATAATGAACTGCTGGTGAATGCTAATAAAGGCTACGATGTGGATCAAATCGGCAAGTCTCTAGAGGAGAAATCCAAAGGGCTGCAATATCTCGGCCAGGAGAGTAAGGAACGCTCGTTCAGCTATTCGCGCCTGAAGGCTACGCTCCATAATAACGGCTTAATGAGCAAGGTTATTCCTCTCGTATTATTCCTGATCGAAGCGATTATCTTATTCCTGGCCATGTCCAGAATGATCGATTCCCAGCGGAATCAGGTCGGCATCATGAAGGCATTGGGTATCAAAAAAAGCAGCATCATGCTTCATTATATGGGCTATCCTGTGCTGGTCGGAGTGGCAGGCTCGATTCTGGGGTATATCCTGTCTGCGGCTGTATTTGTGCCCCTTATCGCGGTATCGAATGCAAGGTCCTTCACACTGCCGGGCATACAATTTGACCTGTCGATAGGATTGATTTTTCCGCCCATGCTCGTCTCCAGCCTGTTTGGAATGTTTGCATGCTATTTCAGCGGAAGAAGTCTGTTGAAGGAAAGTGCATCACGGGCCATGCGCCCCAAGCCGCCCAGATCCATACGGCCCATACTCATCGAGAGAATTCCGGGGCTCTGGGGACGGCTGCCGTACAGGTATAAGCTGATTTTGCGGAATATTTTTCTGAACAAGGTTAAGGTTCTGGCAAGCTCGGTCGGGGTGATGGTCAGTACAGTGCTGTTAATCACCGCCTTCGGTACCCAAGCCTCCCTGCAAAAGGTAGCCGGCCAGTTCCGGCAGGTGTACACCTATGACCTTCGTGTCGATTATAAAGCGGGGGAGGTCTTGGCCGGGCAAGCTCTTCCTTCAGGCATCAAAAGCCACTATGCGTTATCCGCCTTTCCCATTGAACTGACAAAGAACCAGCAATCCGAAAAAGCGGAGCTGATTGTTACGGCGCGGGATAACCGGCTCATTCATTTCTATGATGACAAAGACCATCCCCTGCAGCTGGAGGACCATGGTGTACTGGTGCCCAAATCGTATGCCGACCACTACAACATTGCGGAAGGGGATACCATAACCATTGCCTTTACTGCGCCTGAGCTGGGTAACAAGGTGGCAGAGATGAAGGTGCTAGGCATTTCTACACAATACGCAAGCCCGGCTTTTTACATCACGCCAGATTATCTGGCAAGCTTGGGGGTAGTGTACAAACCGTCCACCCTGCTGGTGGAGGCTGACACAGAGGAAGCTCTAGCCGGTATTCGGAGTGATTTCGGGAAGGACCCGAGGGTGGAGGCTATTTCAGGCAAGGATGCACTGGAGAAGGAAGGGCGTTATATTTTGCAGCAAAACAGCTTTGTGTTTATTATGTTCATTGTTTGTGCAGTAATCTTGTCCTTTGGTGCGATCTACACGATCTCGTCGATCAATATGTATGAGAGGAACCGCGAGCTGGCGACGCTCAAGGTATTGGGCTATTACAGGAATCAGATCAACCGGCTTATTTTCCGGGAAAATATAATCATCACCACGGTGGCCGTTCTGTTCGCCCTGCTTGTCTGCGGCTATGTGTATGAACTGGTCGTTCAGGCGTTATCCAGCACCCACCAGCAAATCCCGGATCAATTAAACCTCGCCAGCCTCCTGATGTCGGTGGCGGTTGCGTTCGCGCTTACCTTTATGGCCAACCTGCTGCTTAGACGCAAGGTGACCCGGATCAATATGATTGAATCGCTTAAGGGCCTGGAATAA
- a CDS encoding ABC transporter ATP-binding protein, translated as MNKLIEFKNVAKEYQVGEVTIRALDGVDFSISEGEFVVVLGASGAGKSTILNILGGMDTATSGQVLVGGQEITKYSEKKLTRYRGEKVGFVFQFYNLIPNLNALENVEFAAEVCKDHLDAKEVLDKVGLSNRNRNFPSQLSGGEQQRVAIARAVAKNPLLLLCDEPTGALDYVTGKAVLKLLEDLNRETNKCVVLVTHNSAIAQMADKIIKVKSGRIESITMNEHRQSAEGIEW; from the coding sequence GTGAATAAGCTGATTGAGTTCAAGAATGTAGCCAAGGAGTATCAAGTAGGGGAGGTGACTATCCGGGCACTTGACGGTGTAGACTTCTCCATATCCGAAGGGGAGTTCGTCGTAGTACTGGGAGCCAGCGGGGCAGGTAAAAGTACCATTCTTAACATTCTGGGAGGTATGGATACGGCTACGTCAGGCCAGGTTCTTGTCGGCGGCCAGGAGATCACGAAATACAGTGAGAAGAAGTTAACCCGCTACCGGGGGGAGAAGGTTGGCTTTGTGTTTCAATTCTACAACCTCATCCCCAACCTGAATGCACTGGAGAATGTCGAATTTGCTGCTGAGGTGTGCAAGGATCATCTGGATGCCAAGGAGGTACTAGACAAGGTAGGGCTAAGCAACCGGAACCGGAACTTCCCGTCCCAGCTATCCGGAGGCGAGCAGCAGCGGGTGGCAATTGCCAGAGCCGTTGCCAAGAATCCGCTGCTGCTGCTCTGTGATGAACCCACCGGGGCACTTGATTATGTGACGGGTAAGGCTGTATTGAAGCTTCTGGAGGACTTGAACAGGGAGACGAACAAATGCGTTGTGCTGGTCACGCATAATTCGGCGATTGCCCAGATGGCGGACAAGATTATTAAGGTGAAGAGCGGCCGGATTGAAAGTATTACGATGAATGAACACAGACAAAGCGCTGAAGGGATTGAGTGGTGA
- a CDS encoding AraC family transcriptional regulator, which yields MEVFPVFTGEYLFDSCSPLHMLLTQETVTSVRHQHDFVEIAYVVQGEGIHLAGGDTMQVRQGDLFVIPPGVSHVFHPVDLTGADPLLIFNCMLRPELGAMLRAMPGGLPESGPQEKLQPLLKLLEMKQWFGYRERSREVSRLISRLYRIQAYGPPEDQQRLYPLLSELAALIMPAAGVPFTPQPADDYDPLHDVILYMISNFRERITLQEISRQIAVSSRQFQRLFKSKTGKSYIQMLQEIRMKYSCILLAFTKLGIQSVALEVGIYDMKYFYRLFREYSGMTPATYRSRLHSDNDSAKEMMGSAEYCPR from the coding sequence ATGGAAGTTTTTCCGGTCTTTACTGGGGAATACCTATTCGACTCCTGTTCACCGCTGCACATGCTGCTGACGCAGGAAACAGTCACTTCCGTACGTCACCAGCACGATTTCGTGGAGATCGCTTATGTGGTTCAAGGGGAGGGCATCCATCTGGCAGGCGGCGATACGATGCAGGTGAGGCAGGGTGATCTGTTTGTGATTCCGCCCGGTGTGTCCCATGTCTTTCACCCGGTGGATCTGACCGGCGCTGACCCGCTGCTGATCTTCAATTGTATGCTCAGGCCGGAGCTTGGCGCGATGCTTAGAGCAATGCCTGGCGGGCTGCCTGAATCCGGTCCGCAGGAGAAGCTGCAGCCGCTCCTGAAGCTGCTGGAGATGAAGCAGTGGTTCGGTTACCGGGAGCGAAGCCGGGAGGTGTCCCGGCTGATCAGCCGCCTGTACCGGATACAAGCCTATGGCCCGCCGGAGGACCAGCAGCGGCTCTATCCGCTGCTGTCTGAGCTGGCGGCGCTGATTATGCCCGCAGCCGGTGTGCCTTTTACACCGCAGCCCGCAGATGATTATGATCCGCTGCATGATGTCATCCTCTATATGATCAGCAACTTCAGGGAGCGGATCACTCTGCAGGAGATCAGCCGGCAGATTGCGGTGAGCTCCCGCCAGTTCCAGCGGCTGTTCAAGAGCAAGACCGGCAAATCCTACATCCAGATGCTCCAGGAGATCCGCATGAAATACAGCTGCATCCTGCTGGCCTTCACGAAGCTGGGCATCCAGTCCGTTGCCCTGGAGGTCGGCATCTATGACATGAAGTACTTCTACCGGCTGTTCCGTGAATACAGCGGGATGACCCCGGCCACGTACCGGAGCCGGCTGCACAGCGACAATGATTCCGCGAAGGAGATGATGGGCAGTGCTGAATATTGCCCCCGTTAA
- a CDS encoding GntR family transcriptional regulator, whose product MTITFDDNLPIFQQVAHIIEDDILNGTFRVDEQILSVAQFSQLFQINPATVVKGIGLLVNEEILYKKRGLGMFVASDAKEKIQLKRRERFTKELLSELLNEADKLGLTTGDIIDMITQLRKD is encoded by the coding sequence ATGACCATCACTTTTGATGATAATCTACCGATATTCCAGCAAGTCGCCCATATCATTGAGGATGATATTCTGAACGGCACGTTTCGCGTGGACGAGCAGATTCTTTCGGTTGCCCAGTTCTCCCAGCTGTTTCAGATTAATCCGGCCACGGTGGTTAAGGGGATTGGCTTACTGGTCAATGAAGAGATCCTGTACAAAAAAAGAGGGCTGGGCATGTTTGTCGCATCCGATGCCAAAGAGAAAATTCAGCTGAAACGAAGAGAGCGGTTTACCAAAGAGCTCTTGTCCGAGCTGCTGAACGAAGCCGACAAGCTTGGGCTGACCACCGGCGATATCATTGACATGATTACACAACTGAGAAAGGACTGA
- a CDS encoding AarF/UbiB family protein: MFFFIVMLVCFGVFVALAYVFNAKHKLLMPLVSAVAVSMLVQVLEQFYMSSIIVVAFILYFIISSIRTFKHEQFQLMVAILFSTSVVTLVLTSTYFKQPVVPSEAEMVRVMFIYYPLLILFISCYTYMLLSVFNFKLLQSGNPLGYVMGKVRGFRRMVRLLWIASRKGLNHLLQQDHAKLPQVIAAILDNMGGVFVKFGQVLSTKKDLLPAPYIEAFSSLHDQVKPLSRKELKEIIDSRIGDLEETYADFGMEPIAAASIGQVHLARLKSTGEKVVVKILRPDVKQKMSVDLDLLIQFVTRLSERSAKIRKLGLVQLAEGFKTNLIEETDFDIEALNTNLLRQAFQEHDIPIRVPKIYAEYSTKQILTMEYIEGQRFTQKVTSDVSEMIMHAFLQQILMIGIFHADPHPGNLMLTKDGEVALIDFGSVGYLTDEERGGMLNFLMGYSRKDTKQMAQGLAGVCEEGELLDVRMIERRLSRLLSEASFSPDPTSVLMRRLMSMITELGMSLKPTVAGAFRAIITVDGTLSSVDESYSLSAASQSFAEQMDQGEIVKEQFNKVKGRLEDYIPKLLELPLLKENRITLAREDSHSLTDFVGTLTVGIFTVICMVIMLASFWMQGEIMRFVLAPLSMSGFGTGMIILMMSVIKQLKPKG, from the coding sequence ATGTTCTTTTTCATAGTCATGCTTGTATGTTTCGGAGTGTTCGTAGCACTTGCCTATGTATTCAATGCGAAGCATAAGCTCTTGATGCCGCTGGTCAGCGCGGTGGCGGTCAGTATGCTGGTGCAGGTGCTGGAGCAATTCTATATGAGCAGCATTATTGTTGTGGCGTTCATTCTGTATTTCATCATAAGCAGCATCAGGACCTTCAAGCATGAACAGTTCCAGTTGATGGTGGCGATTCTATTCAGCACGTCCGTCGTGACTCTGGTTCTGACCTCCACCTACTTCAAGCAGCCCGTCGTTCCCTCCGAAGCGGAGATGGTCAGGGTGATGTTCATCTACTATCCGCTGCTGATTCTATTTATCTCCTGCTATACCTACATGCTCCTTAGCGTGTTCAATTTCAAGCTGCTGCAGTCGGGGAATCCGCTCGGGTATGTGATGGGGAAGGTGCGCGGCTTCAGGCGTATGGTCCGTCTGCTCTGGATCGCGTCGCGCAAGGGGCTGAATCATCTGCTCCAGCAGGATCATGCGAAGCTGCCGCAGGTGATTGCTGCCATTCTGGATAACATGGGCGGGGTGTTCGTGAAGTTCGGGCAGGTGCTGTCGACCAAGAAGGATCTGCTGCCTGCGCCATACATTGAAGCGTTCTCCAGCCTGCATGATCAGGTTAAGCCGCTCAGCCGGAAGGAGCTGAAGGAGATCATCGACAGCCGGATCGGCGATCTGGAGGAGACGTATGCGGACTTCGGAATGGAGCCCATTGCAGCCGCTTCGATCGGGCAGGTGCATCTGGCGCGGCTGAAGTCTACGGGCGAGAAGGTCGTCGTCAAAATCCTGCGGCCGGATGTGAAGCAGAAGATGAGCGTGGATCTGGATCTGTTAATCCAATTCGTGACCCGCCTATCCGAGCGCTCCGCCAAAATCCGAAAACTCGGCTTAGTCCAGCTCGCCGAAGGCTTCAAAACCAATCTGATTGAAGAGACCGACTTCGACATCGAAGCGCTGAATACGAATCTGCTGCGTCAGGCGTTCCAGGAACATGATATTCCGATTAGAGTGCCGAAGATCTACGCCGAGTATTCGACCAAGCAGATTCTGACTATGGAATATATTGAAGGGCAGCGCTTCACACAGAAGGTGACCAGCGATGTATCCGAGATGATCATGCACGCGTTCCTGCAGCAGATTCTGATGATCGGCATCTTCCACGCCGACCCTCATCCCGGCAATCTGATGCTGACTAAGGACGGGGAGGTTGCGCTGATTGACTTCGGCTCGGTGGGCTACCTGACGGATGAGGAGCGGGGCGGGATGCTCAACTTCCTGATGGGCTACAGCCGGAAGGATACGAAGCAGATGGCCCAGGGCCTGGCCGGGGTCTGTGAAGAAGGAGAGCTGCTGGATGTGCGGATGATCGAGCGGCGCCTCAGCAGACTTTTGTCGGAAGCCTCGTTCTCTCCTGATCCTACCAGCGTGTTGATGAGACGGCTGATGTCGATGATTACTGAGCTGGGCATGTCCTTGAAGCCGACGGTAGCCGGGGCCTTCCGGGCAATTATTACCGTGGACGGGACCTTGTCCTCCGTAGATGAGTCGTACTCCTTATCCGCAGCAAGCCAGTCCTTCGCAGAGCAGATGGATCAGGGAGAGATCGTCAAGGAACAATTTAACAAGGTGAAGGGGCGGCTGGAGGACTATATTCCGAAGCTGCTGGAGCTGCCGCTGCTGAAGGAGAACCGGATTACGCTGGCGCGTGAGGATAGCCATAGTCTGACGGATTTCGTGGGTACGCTGACGGTGGGGATTTTTACGGTGATCTGCATGGTGATCATGCTGGCAAGCTTCTGGATGCAGGGGGAGATCATGCGGTTTGTCCTCGCTCCCTTATCGATGTCAGGCTTCGGCACGGGGATGATTATTCTAATGATGTCAGTCATTAAGCAGCTGAAACCCAAGGGGTAG
- a CDS encoding acyl carrier protein — translation MQQKVIEIIAEIKEEPGLIQTLNGASDLTLDAALDSLQIINFILRIEDEFDVEVDFDTFDLEHLKSVDRFTDYVMGLAVR, via the coding sequence ATGCAGCAGAAAGTCATTGAGATTATCGCTGAAATCAAGGAGGAGCCGGGCCTCATTCAGACCTTGAACGGGGCTTCGGATCTGACGCTGGACGCCGCACTTGATTCGCTGCAGATTATCAACTTCATTCTTAGAATTGAAGATGAATTCGATGTGGAAGTCGATTTCGATACCTTTGATCTGGAACACCTGAAGTCGGTGGACCGCTTCACCGATTATGTCATGGGGCTGGCTGTAAGATGA
- a CDS encoding CARDB domain-containing protein, translating to MKKRYRWRSVLSRWMVCLLAVNLMAGSAGELAGQPLSGRASADPAASTFESRAAALLEYFDTHSPEEAPIQNGVDNRYKNYAKYHSWIAEASLELGNLSRGLEMAEEALTRTSDIFDFYSAMDSYLRYKDLYTPEMRELAKTVIGGHPSGAYDGGSTENHHLMHSVARYLAGQEWPEVADHVGANKGRDWLLAFFDRVPREGIMEQDSSTYMPTYTSALLSLIDHATDNEMRTKAKLTYDWLLAQWAPEWLKGYHVTSSFRMSTPEFEPKHPSESLIVGWLYFGGEQPATFMRFLESNNEWYPDGIFAISAAISSYRPPAAVTAAALERTTDYVHRETSDVGGGNAEGFKRYTYMNKEYGVTSTYNGYGGGPLYRDQVHEGQVKWVSDQPNSTFFINQPIKDTSNANVQGQLRVDGATGNLQTLQYKGTQVSVIKMKSGDAFPYLRGLVSKTALNEVLEQDGWIFIDAGPVYIAAKMTAGSYAFFEDDGRYRWFKNTALQNGIIIETAPAADYAELQDFADAVKLLPIDASGVSAANPSLSFTNLEGKVMTITYGGTRSVASVPYDYANWPLLDNPWIQQERQGELTLQTGSGACTYNFAAWTTTCPSGTPAEADLVVNRIGWTPEDPATGDSVVLEAEVQNLGTAAIPAASGAVLQFNVNGTVAATVSLPALQPGEKATVSADSLQSWQPPAAGTYTITAIADAGELIAEAQEHNNTRISKLVLWNTAFTEPFDSGTAAGWSTTGGPWAVSVPESVYRATALNGLQLATYAGSGWSNYFVKTDMRIDGAGSGATPSAGLVGRYQDANNMYYLRYNWTTAQLQLLKIVNGQNTVLRSVSQTIDSGTWHTLGLRFEGTGITAYLDGLPRFSLVDASLSSGGIGLRAYNAAASFDNVLVQTP from the coding sequence ATGAAAAAACGTTACAGGTGGCGGAGTGTGTTATCAAGGTGGATGGTCTGTCTGTTAGCGGTGAATCTCATGGCCGGTTCAGCAGGGGAGCTCGCAGGCCAGCCGCTGAGCGGCAGGGCATCCGCAGATCCGGCGGCATCAACCTTTGAATCGAGGGCTGCGGCCTTGCTGGAGTATTTCGACACGCATTCCCCGGAGGAAGCGCCGATTCAGAACGGGGTGGATAACCGGTACAAGAATTATGCGAAGTATCACAGCTGGATTGCCGAGGCCAGCTTGGAGCTGGGCAACCTGAGCCGGGGGCTGGAGATGGCAGAGGAGGCGCTTACGCGGACCAGTGATATCTTCGATTTCTATTCAGCGATGGACAGCTATCTGCGGTATAAGGACCTGTATACGCCGGAGATGCGGGAGCTGGCGAAGACGGTCATCGGCGGGCATCCCTCCGGTGCTTATGATGGCGGATCGACGGAGAATCATCATCTGATGCATTCGGTAGCCCGCTATTTAGCCGGACAGGAATGGCCGGAGGTGGCGGATCATGTCGGGGCGAATAAAGGGAGGGACTGGCTGCTGGCGTTCTTCGACCGGGTGCCGCGTGAAGGGATTATGGAGCAGGATTCATCTACCTATATGCCGACCTACACCAGCGCCCTGCTGTCGCTGATCGATCATGCCACTGACAATGAGATGCGTACCAAGGCGAAGCTGACCTATGACTGGCTGCTGGCCCAATGGGCGCCGGAATGGCTGAAGGGCTATCATGTGACGTCCAGCTTCCGCATGTCCACGCCGGAGTTCGAGCCTAAGCATCCGTCGGAGAGCCTGATTGTGGGCTGGCTGTATTTCGGCGGGGAGCAGCCGGCCACCTTCATGCGCTTCCTGGAATCGAACAATGAATGGTACCCGGACGGCATCTTCGCCATCTCGGCGGCGATCTCCAGCTACCGTCCTCCCGCAGCCGTGACAGCCGCCGCACTGGAGCGGACGACGGATTATGTACACCGCGAGACCTCGGATGTGGGCGGCGGCAATGCCGAAGGCTTCAAGCGCTATACGTACATGAACAAGGAGTATGGAGTGACCAGCACGTACAACGGCTACGGCGGCGGGCCGCTCTACCGGGATCAGGTGCATGAGGGACAGGTGAAGTGGGTGTCGGACCAGCCGAACAGCACCTTTTTCATCAATCAGCCGATCAAGGATACGTCGAATGCCAACGTGCAGGGACAGCTCCGGGTGGATGGGGCAACAGGCAATCTCCAGACCTTACAGTACAAGGGCACCCAGGTATCCGTCATCAAAATGAAATCCGGCGACGCCTTCCCGTATCTTCGCGGCCTGGTCTCCAAAACAGCGCTGAATGAAGTGCTGGAGCAGGACGGCTGGATCTTCATAGATGCCGGTCCGGTCTATATTGCGGCGAAAATGACAGCCGGCTCGTATGCCTTCTTCGAGGACGATGGCCGCTACCGCTGGTTCAAGAATACGGCGCTGCAGAACGGTATCATCATCGAGACGGCTCCAGCAGCGGACTATGCAGAGCTGCAGGACTTCGCCGATGCGGTCAAGCTGCTGCCTATCGATGCTTCGGGTGTATCTGCGGCTAATCCGAGCCTGAGCTTCACGAACCTGGAGGGCAAGGTGATGACGATTACGTATGGCGGAACGCGCAGCGTGGCTAGCGTTCCTTATGATTACGCCAACTGGCCGCTGCTCGACAATCCGTGGATACAGCAGGAGCGTCAGGGGGAGCTAACGCTTCAGACGGGAAGCGGGGCCTGCACATATAACTTTGCGGCATGGACAACGACTTGCCCATCCGGCACGCCTGCCGAGGCTGATCTTGTGGTGAATCGGATCGGCTGGACGCCGGAGGACCCGGCAACTGGAGACAGTGTGGTGCTGGAGGCGGAAGTGCAGAATCTGGGCACAGCGGCCATTCCGGCGGCCAGCGGAGCGGTGCTGCAATTTAACGTGAACGGGACAGTGGCTGCCACGGTATCGCTTCCTGCACTTCAGCCTGGGGAGAAGGCAACCGTATCGGCAGACAGCCTGCAGAGCTGGCAGCCTCCGGCGGCGGGAACCTACACCATTACGGCGATCGCAGACGCTGGTGAGCTGATTGCCGAAGCTCAGGAGCATAACAATACGCGCATAAGCAAGCTTGTGCTGTGGAACACGGCTTTTACCGAACCATTCGACAGCGGTACGGCGGCCGGGTGGAGCACTACAGGCGGGCCGTGGGCGGTTAGCGTACCAGAGTCAGTCTACCGTGCAACCGCATTGAACGGCTTGCAGCTGGCAACCTATGCCGGAAGCGGCTGGAGTAACTATTTCGTCAAGACGGACATGCGTATAGATGGCGCGGGCAGCGGTGCCACACCGTCAGCGGGACTGGTCGGCAGATATCAGGATGCCAATAATATGTACTACCTGCGTTATAACTGGACAACCGCGCAGCTTCAGCTGCTCAAGATTGTGAATGGGCAGAATACGGTTCTGCGCAGCGTCAGCCAGACGATAGACAGCGGGACTTGGCACACTTTGGGCCTGAGATTCGAGGGCACGGGAATCACTGCATATCTGGACGGGCTGCCGCGGTTCAGCCTGGTGGATGCGAGTCTCTCCAGCGGAGGCATCGGCCTGCGGGCGTACAATGCCGCGGCTTCCTTCGACAATGTACTGGTGCAGACGCCATAA
- a CDS encoding UDP-glucuronosyltransferase has protein sequence MNNRVTILCSGFGLGFYVPGLLLERKLHALGLQAEIEVFETLMPDAKKEQTDNSRKAYQQSFAVALTSQKIPSDIRSSLDEAAVEQLLQQWQQEERQRFIVLSGHWVHVMDKYRAMAGFPVEAELLYIDAELSPSWKNLRRLNPGYAEGCREVHMYDLLNRSIQYRIDAGAGEPLPASARNGRLVVHGGGWGIGTFREKFAALEAAGYELDIAAYSTEEIGPAIQGRRYYMNDPQWRTWKRDVSGKYTFPPFAEVTGKETHHFPPCNEYAHGMFGVIRQASAVISKPGGGALIDSLASGTPLVLLDPFGPHEKINSDLWVELGYGIRYGKWAESGFDRALLRGIADHLKSAKDKYQDYAASYAEQLSAAEGRS, from the coding sequence ATGAATAACCGCGTGACGATTCTATGCTCCGGGTTCGGCCTGGGCTTCTATGTCCCTGGTCTGCTGCTGGAGCGTAAGCTCCATGCCCTTGGCCTCCAGGCGGAGATTGAGGTATTCGAGACCCTGATGCCGGACGCCAAAAAAGAGCAGACCGACAACAGCCGCAAAGCGTACCAGCAGAGCTTCGCTGTCGCCCTGACCTCGCAGAAGATCCCGTCAGACATCCGCAGCAGCCTGGATGAGGCCGCGGTAGAGCAGCTGCTGCAGCAATGGCAGCAGGAAGAGCGGCAGCGCTTCATCGTCCTGTCCGGGCATTGGGTCCATGTAATGGACAAGTACCGGGCGATGGCCGGCTTCCCCGTGGAGGCGGAGCTGCTCTATATTGACGCGGAGCTGTCCCCTTCCTGGAAGAATCTCCGCAGGCTGAATCCGGGGTATGCGGAAGGCTGCCGTGAAGTCCATATGTATGATCTCTTGAACCGCAGCATCCAATACCGGATCGATGCCGGAGCTGGAGAGCCGCTGCCAGCATCAGCAAGGAACGGAAGGCTGGTTGTGCATGGCGGCGGCTGGGGAATCGGCACCTTCCGCGAGAAGTTCGCCGCTCTGGAAGCGGCCGGGTATGAGCTGGATATCGCCGCCTACAGCACGGAGGAGATTGGACCGGCTATTCAAGGAAGACGTTATTATATGAATGATCCGCAGTGGCGCACCTGGAAAAGGGACGTCAGCGGGAAATATACCTTCCCGCCGTTCGCAGAGGTGACCGGCAAGGAAACGCACCACTTTCCGCCATGTAATGAGTACGCGCATGGCATGTTCGGTGTGATCCGGCAGGCCTCTGCCGTGATCAGCAAGCCGGGCGGCGGCGCGCTGATCGACTCGCTCGCCTCCGGCACTCCGCTTGTGCTGCTGGACCCCTTCGGCCCGCATGAGAAGATCAACAGTGACTTGTGGGTGGAGCTGGGCTACGGCATCCGCTACGGGAAGTGGGCAGAGTCGGGCTTCGACCGGGCGTTGCTGCGCGGGATTGCGGACCATCTTAAGTCTGCCAAGGACAAGTACCAAGACTATGCCGCCAGCTATGCGGAGCAGCTATCTGCTGCAGAAGGGAGAAGCTAA